GCAAAAATATTTTTGGGGTGCAGAGAAACATTGTCTATGCTACATTCAAAAAGTAATTCTAATTGCGGCCTCGACAATTTAATCATTTAATTTTTTTCTCTCTTTTAACTTCTTAATTGAGGAGATATCTACAAGAGATTTGATTTGGATAATGGCTATCTCGTTAAGCATTATTAGCCGTTTGCCTTGAGGCAGTCCTTGACGGATAAATTCGGCATTGATACTCTCAAGATTTGCCAGCACTACAAGCTGGGTCACATTGGAGCAATCGCGAACATTCCCATCCTTTTTTGGATTTTTACCCCGCC
This Patescibacteria group bacterium DNA region includes the following protein-coding sequences:
- a CDS encoding KilA-N domain-containing protein, yielding LIPPYISKSAANVVDVNEADVLNMALFGMTAKDWRGKNPKKDGNVRDCSNVTQLVVLANLESINAEFIRQGLPQGKRLIMLNEIAIIQIKSLVDISSIKKLKERKKLND